CATCGTCCGGCTCCTGAACCGCAACCGCATCTTCATCGACCGCACGAAGGGTATTGGCGTACTATCGAAGGAAGACGCGATCAACACGAGTTGCTCCGGCCCCGTGGCCCGGGCTAGTGGCGTGGTGCGAGACTTACGCAAAGACGAGCCGTACCTCGCGTACAAGGAGCTCGCGGGTTCGTTCAAGATCGTGTGCGGGAAGGGCGGGGACTGCTACAACCGCTACCTGGTGCGCATGGGCGAAATGCTGGAGTCGTGGAAGATCATCCACGCGGCCGTCGAGAACCTCCCGACCGGTCCCGTGAACGTCGATCTCAACGACAAGCTCACGATCCCGGACAAGAGCGCGACCTACCGCAGCATTGAGGGGCTGATCCAGCACTTCGAGCTGTTCATGTGGAACCGCCGGTGGGAGACCCCGACGGAAGAGGTATACGGGGCACACGAAACCGCGAACGGTGAACTCGGGTTCTACGTGGTTGCGGATGGGGGAGGGAAGGCGTTCCGTGCGCGGACGCGCCCGCCGTCGTTCATCCACTTCGCGGTGTTCCCGATGATGATGGAGGGGCACCAGATTTCGGACGTGCCCGCTGTGCTCGGCAGCCTGAACATCATCGCGGCCGAGTTGGATCGGTAAGAGGAATACAGAAGAGGAGCCGCAGATCGGCGCAGAGAACGCAGATTAAGAACAGAATGCAATTATTTTCTCTGATCTGTGTTATCCGCGTTATCTGCGGCTGATTTCACTGCTTGATTTCCGGGGCCTTACAATGCCGGCGCTGAGTCCTGAGCTTCGCGAGAAGATCAAGGCGTACATTCCGAAGTACCCGCGAAAGCAGGCGGTGACGCTGCCGGCGCTGCACCTCGTTCACGACGAGATGCGCACGGTGTCGAACGAGGCCATCGTCGAGATCGCTGAGATCCTCGAGCTGCACCCGTCGGAAGTTCACGACGCGATGACCTTCTACGAGTTCTTCAAGGGCGAGGGCCAGAAGCTCGGTACGACGCGGTTGTGGGTGTGTCGCGGGCTGGCGTGCATGCTCCGCGGGGCTTACGAACTCATCGAGCACTGCGAACACAAGCTCGGCGTGTCGTGCGGTCACGCGACGGCCGACGGCAAGATCACGCTGGAGTTCGCGGAGTGCATCGGGGCGTGCGACGGTGCCCCGGCCTGCCTGGTGAACGACGTCCACGCCATGAATCTGACGCCCGAAAAGGCCGACCAGTTGATTACGGAGCTGAAGCTCAAATAGGCGAACGGCCGGCGTGAGCCGGCTGGTGAGAGGTGCGAGCCTCTTAAACTCATTGGTTTCACCAGCCGGCTCACGCCGGCCGTTCGCCCGGAACTTGCTATGCCATACGAACCCGTACTCCTGGCCCGCATTAACAAGCCCAACAGCGGCAAGCTGGAGGGGTACCGCGCCGACGGCGGGTACGCCACCATCGAACGCGCCCTGAAGGAAAAGCAGCCGATCGATGTCACCACGCAGGTGAAGGACTCCGGGCTGCGCGGGCGCGGCGGCGCGGGCTTCCCCTGTGGGCTCAAGTGGACCTTCTTGCCGAAGGACCACCCGGGACCGATCTACCTGTGCGTCAACGCGGATGAGTCCGAGCCGTGTACGTACAACAACCGCATCCTGATGGAGAAAGACCCCCACCAGGTACTCGAAGGGATCATGCTGGCGTGCTACGCCATCCGGTCCCAGAAGGCGTTCTACTACGTCCGCTACGAGTACGGGGACTCGTTCCGCTCGCTCCAGGCTGCCATCGACGAACTGTACGCGGCCAAACTGCTCGGCCAGAACATTCTGGGCAGCGGGTTCAACCTCGACATCGTGCTGCACCGCGGCGCCGGGGCGTACATCTGCGGGGAAGAGACCGGGCTCATCGAGAGTCTGGAAGGAAAACGCGCGTGGCCGCGTATCAAGCCGCCCTTCCCGGCGATCGAGGGCGCGTTCCGCAAGCCGACGATCGTGAACAACGTCGAAACGCTCGCGTGCGTCACGCAGATCATGAAGCGCGGGATCGATTGGTTCAAGTCGTTCGGCGTGCCGCCCGACCCGAAGAACCCGCGCGACGCCGGGAGCTACGGTCCCAAGCTGTACACGCTCGCGGGCCACGTTGAGAAGCCGGTGTGCGTCGAGGTGCCAATGGGCATCACGCTCCGCGATCTCGTGGAGAAGCACGGCGGTGGCGTGTGGAAGGGCCGCAAGGCGAAGGCCGTGAACCCCGGCGGGTTGAGCATGGGGTTCGTGGACGTGAACGCGCCGCTCAAGGGCGAAGATGGGAAGACCGAGTACGACATTCCCCTCGACTTCAACGGTCCCGGGCGCGTCGGGTGCCTCGGGCTCGGTACCGCCGCGGTCACCGTCATCGATGACCAGACCAGCATGATCGACGTGTTGCACAACGTCTGCCAGTTCTTCAGCCACGAGAGCTGCGGGCAGTGTACCCCGTGCCGCGAGGGGACCGGCTGGATGCTGAAGATCACCGACCGGCTCCGGCGCGGGCTCGGGCGCAAGGAAGATCTGGACATCCTGATTGACGTCGGCGACCGAATCGGCATCATGCCCGGTACGACGATTTGCGGGCTCTCCGACGGCGCCGGGTGGCCCGTGAAGACCGCGATCCGTAAGTTCCGCGCGGAGTTCGAGGCCGCGATCAAGAGCGGCGCGAAGAGCAAGTACGCGAAGTCGCTCGCCCTAGCCGGTTCACACTGAATTGATGGCGGGACCGGTTGACCGGCTGTGTTGGGTCGTAATCGCCCATTTGTTCCCGTCGGGAACCACAACCTCGGTTAACCGTGAGGTTTCGCCAATGGGTACGCGAATCCTGGTCGCCGGACTGTGTTTGCTGCTCATGATTGGTTGCGCGAAGCGGGGCGCGAAGAACACGGCCCCTGCGAACAACAACAGCAACAACGAACAGGCCCGCGCGAGTGCATCGCCGGCCGCGAAGAACGACAAGAAGGCCGAGAAAACTGACAAAGAGGACGAGCCGAACTGGTTGAA
The Gemmata palustris DNA segment above includes these coding regions:
- a CDS encoding NADH-quinone oxidoreductase subunit D encodes the protein MPIEAAAPVEDLAGADQEFLYTLNFGPQHPATHTTLRLILTLDGETIVKAVPDIGYLHSGFEKLGEDLDFNQYVTIVDRMNYISPVANEVAWHHTIEKLIGIEITPRCKYIRTILAELARISDHLLCVGAAALDLGALTAFLYAFNAREKVYNIIESTAGQRFHPSYTRVGGLMADISDDVVDLIRDFVKTFPKVHADIVRLLNRNRIFIDRTKGIGVLSKEDAINTSCSGPVARASGVVRDLRKDEPYLAYKELAGSFKIVCGKGGDCYNRYLVRMGEMLESWKIIHAAVENLPTGPVNVDLNDKLTIPDKSATYRSIEGLIQHFELFMWNRRWETPTEEVYGAHETANGELGFYVVADGGGKAFRARTRPPSFIHFAVFPMMMEGHQISDVPAVLGSLNIIAAELDR
- a CDS encoding NADH-quinone oxidoreductase subunit NuoE family protein yields the protein MPALSPELREKIKAYIPKYPRKQAVTLPALHLVHDEMRTVSNEAIVEIAEILELHPSEVHDAMTFYEFFKGEGQKLGTTRLWVCRGLACMLRGAYELIEHCEHKLGVSCGHATADGKITLEFAECIGACDGAPACLVNDVHAMNLTPEKADQLITELKLK
- the nuoF gene encoding NADH-quinone oxidoreductase subunit NuoF; the encoded protein is MPYEPVLLARINKPNSGKLEGYRADGGYATIERALKEKQPIDVTTQVKDSGLRGRGGAGFPCGLKWTFLPKDHPGPIYLCVNADESEPCTYNNRILMEKDPHQVLEGIMLACYAIRSQKAFYYVRYEYGDSFRSLQAAIDELYAAKLLGQNILGSGFNLDIVLHRGAGAYICGEETGLIESLEGKRAWPRIKPPFPAIEGAFRKPTIVNNVETLACVTQIMKRGIDWFKSFGVPPDPKNPRDAGSYGPKLYTLAGHVEKPVCVEVPMGITLRDLVEKHGGGVWKGRKAKAVNPGGLSMGFVDVNAPLKGEDGKTEYDIPLDFNGPGRVGCLGLGTAAVTVIDDQTSMIDVLHNVCQFFSHESCGQCTPCREGTGWMLKITDRLRRGLGRKEDLDILIDVGDRIGIMPGTTICGLSDGAGWPVKTAIRKFRAEFEAAIKSGAKSKYAKSLALAGSH